Genomic segment of Paenibacillus sp. FSL R5-0912:
AGTCCTAGTTCACCATATTTAGCAAAGCTATCTCTCCAGCGTTTCAAACTATGCTTTGGTTTTTTAGAACCGATGAGATTTAGGTCAAAGCCCGCCTTAAGAAATATTTCTGACGGGGGTGTCCCCTCGTTGTAGGCCTTCACTGCCGCCAACTTAAACTCAGCAGTATACGAAATATTCGTCTCGGATACTCGCTGAACATTTGGATTCTTCTCTAATCTTCTAATGATATCTTCCGTAAATAGGGTTCGATTTAAATTTCCCACAGTCTTATCCCGCTCCTTTTCCAATATTCTGATTAAAACACAAAAGACCCACAAGAAGGTCACTTTTTTCAAAGTGTCTTTCTTGTGGGTCACAGTTCACTCGCAGTGGACCATGGGCTATTTAAGCTTGTAGCTTCCTCCGGTTACACCGTATCAGAGGTCTGAAGTTCAAGCGCCTGAGTGCGTTCGGTGTCGCGGATGAGGACTGGCTTCAGATACCGGCCTGTGTAGGATTCCTCGACCGTAATCAGCTTTTCCGGCGTTCCGGTCGCAAGCACTGTTCCTCCTCCGCTTCCGCCTTCCGGCCCCATATCAATAATATAGTCAGCAGTCTTGATTACATCGAGGTTATGCTCAATGACCAGGACCGATTCACCAGAATCCACCAGACGGTGCAGCACCTCAAGCAGACGGCCAATGTCATCTACATGCAGGCCGGTTGTCGGCTCATCCAGAATGTACAGCGTCTTGCCGGTACTCCGGCGGTACAGCTCGGAAGCCAGCTTCACGCGCTGCGCTTCACCACCGGACAGGGTTGTCCCCGGCTGGCCGATGTTGATATAGCCCAGACCCACATCAAGTAGCGTCTGCATTTTGCGGTGGATACGCGGGATATTCTTGAAGAATTCCGTTGCATCCTCGACGGTCATCTCCAATACATCGGAGATACTCTTGCCTTTATATTTCACTTCCAGCGTTTCGCGGTTATACCGTTTGCCCTTGCAGACTTCACAAGGCACATACACATCCGGCAGGAAGTGCATTTCAATCTTGATAATCCCGTCTCCCCGGCAAGCCTCACAGCGGCCGCCCTTCACATTGAAGCTGAAGCGCCCCTTCTGGAAGCCGCGTACCTTAGCCTCATTGGTCTTGGAGAACAAATCGCGGATATCATCGAACACGCCTGTATACGTGGCCGGATTGGAGCGTGGTGTACGTCCGATCGGGGACTGGTCAATCTCAATTACTTTATCCAGATTCTCCAGACCGCGGATTTCTTTATGCACACCGGGACGGACCTTGACGGCCTTGTTGAGCTGGCGTGCCAGGCTCTTATAGAGAATTTCGTTAATAAGCGAAGATTTGCCGGAACCGGATACTCCGGTTACTGCTGTAAAGACACCAAGCGGAATCTTCACATTTACATTCTTCAGATTATTCTCTTTAGCCCCGCGAATCTCTATCCAGCGCTCATTATCGGTAGGCCGGCGTGTCGAGGTAACAGGGATAAATTTGCGTCCGCTTAAGTATTCACCAGTCAGGGAGTTCGGATCGTCCATAATCTCCTGAGGTGTACCTTGAGCAATTACCTGTCCGCCATGTATTCCGGCACCGGGACCAATATCGATAATATAGTCGGCAGCCATCATAGTATCCTCATCATGCTCAACGACGATCAGAGTGTTGCCCAGGTCGCGCATATGAGCCAGCGTAGCAATCAGCCGGTCATTATCCCGCTGATGAAGCCCTATGCTCGGCTCATCCAGAATATACAGGACACCCATCAGACTGGAGCCAATCTGTGTAGCCAGCCTGATCCGCTGCGCTTCACCGCCGGATAACGAGCCCGCTGCGCGGCTAAGGGTCAGATAGTTCAGCCCTACATTTACAAGGAATCCTAAGCGGCTGCTGATTTCCTTAAGAATCAGGTTAGCGATGGCCGTTTCTTTCTCACTGAGCTTGAGATTCTCGAAGAAGTCCAGACAATCTCCGATCGAAAGATCCGTAACATCGGCAACATTCTGCTGATTAATCGTCACAGCCAGAATCTCTTTCTTGAGTCTTTTGCCTTTGCAGACATGGCATGGCTTGGCGCTCATGAAGCCTTCGATAAACTCACGGATGCCTTCGGAGGCAGTATCGCGGTAACGGCGCTCCAGATTCGGGATGATCCCTTCAAAAGCAACAAGTGCATCCTTGCGCTGGCCAAAGTCGTTCTCATAACGGAAGCGGATCTTCTCGCTGCCCGTTCCGTGCAGCAGCTTGGCCATATGCTCCGGCGACAGGCTGCTGACAGGAACATTCTGCGGAATTTTGAAATGCTCACATACCGACTTCAGGAACTGCGGATAGTAGTTCGATGTACTGCCTGTCCAGGCTAAGAATGCACCTTCTTCGATGGACTTTTCCGCATCCGGGATCAACAGATCCGGATCGACTACCATCTTCACACCAAGCCCGTCACATTCCGTGCAGGCACCAAACGGGCTGTTGAACGAGAACATACGCGGAGCAAGCTCTTCTATACTGAACCCGCAGATTGGGCAGGCAAAGCTTGCGCTGAATAAAAGCTCTTCCTGGCCCATCACATCGACCAGAATCTGACCGCCCGACAGCTTCAGTGCAGTCTCCAATGAATCGGTAAGACGGGTCTCTATATCATCCTTAATGACAATCCGGTCAACAACGACTTCAATTGTATGCTTCTTATTCTTCTCCAGTACAATATCTTCCGTAACTTCGCGAAGCTCACCGTCAACACGCACACGAACGAAGCCTTGCTTGGAGATATCCGTGAACAAGCCTTTATGTTCACCCTTACGGCCAGAAATCACAGGGGCCAGAATCTGCAGGCGGGTCTTCTCCGGGTATTGCATAATCCGGTCCACCATCTGTTCAACAGTCTGTGATGTAATCTCTATACCATGATCCGGACAATGGGGATGCCCTACCCGGGCAAACAGCAGCCGCAGATAGTCATAAATTTCTGTAACCGTACCTACGGTCGAACGCGGGTTACGGCTTGTGGTCTTCTGGTCAATCGATATTGCCGGGGATAGCCCGTCAATGGAATCCACATCCGGCTTCTCCATCTGACCCAGGAACTGGCGGGCATAGGCAGACAGCGATTCAACGTAACGGCGCTGGCCCTCAGCATAAATCGTGTCAAATGCCAAAGATGATTTACCCGAGCCGCTCAGTCCCGTCAGCACGACGAAGCGGTCACGCGGAATCGTTACGTCGATGTTCTTGAGATTATGTGCCCTTGCACCCTTGATTATTATACTTTCGTTCGCCAACGGTACCTCTCCTTTATAAAAACCTATTAAAATGGAAAAACATTTAGCAAAATATTTTCGATCCCTCCCAAACCCTCCCTTCCAAGGGAGGGCCCCAAGGGTTGCACCCTCTGGACACCCGCAAGCTCGGCGGAAAGAGTTAGGACTGGGATGGAATCGGCTACTGGGGCAATAGGAGCGCTAGTCCCTACGGGACCGCTATACTATAGGCGCAGGATAGGGCTCGCGGTATGCTGCAGCGGGCCGACAACCGCTGTTCCTGCGGAATGCGCGAACTGCAGCTGTTCCTTCGGAATGCGCTAAGTGCGTAACTGCAGGCTGTCCCTACGGGATGCGTAAACTGCAGCTGTTCCTTCGGAATGCGCTAAGTGCTTAACTACAGGCTGTCCCTACGGGATGCGCGAAGGGCAATCTATCTTCAAAAAGAACGGCCAGTGAAGCGCCGTTCCGTGATCATTAAGTGTAAGTGCTGGCGGGGCCAGCTTACTCGGCCCGCAGTTCAAGCAACGCATCACGCAGCTCGGCGGCGCGTTCGAATTGCAGGTTCTTGGCCGCGTCCTTCATCTCGGCCTCCAGACGCTGCATCAGGCTCTGCTTCTCTTTCTTATTCAGCTTGCCGCCGGCGCCGGTGAGATAATCGGCCTTCGACTCTGCCACTTTGGTGGCCTCGATGATGTCACGCACTTTCTTGTTGATTGTCGTAGGCGTGATGCCGTGCTTCTCATTATGGGCAATCTGAATTTCACGGCGGCGCTGGGTTTCGCTCATCGCCTTCTCCATGGAATCCGTAATGCGGTCGCCGTACAGAATGACACGTCCATCAGAGTTACGGGCCGCCCGGCCGATCGTCTGAATGAGCGAACGCTCGGAGCGGAGGAAGCCTTCCTTGTCAGCATCGAGGATGGCGACAAGGGAGACCTCCGGCAGGTCAAGACCTTCTCTTAACAAGTTAATGCCCACCAGTACATGAAACGTACCGAGCCGGAGATCCCGCAGGATGGCCATCCGCTCCAGCGTCTTGATATCAGAGTGCATATAACGCACCTTAATCCCGATTTCCTTGAAGTAATCGGTCAGATCCTCAGACATCTTCTTCGTAAGTGTTGTAACGAGCACACGCTCATCACGCTCTACACGGTCACGGATTTCACTAATCAGATCATCGATCTGGCCCTCTGTAGGGCGTACTTCGATGATCGGGTCCAGCAGGCCGGTAGGACGGATAATCTGCTGCACCATAGTATCGCAGTGCTCCATTTCGTATGGTCCCGGTGTAGCAGACACATATACAATCTGGTTCACTTTCTCTTCGAATTCCTCGAACTGCAGCGGACGGTTATCCAGCGCGGACGGCAGGCGGAAGCCATGCTCCACCAATACTGTCTTACGCGCACGGTCACCATTGTACATAGCCCGGATCTGCGGCAGCGTTGCATGGGACTCATCAATAACAATCAGCATATCATCCGGGAAGTAATCCATTAAGGTATATGGAGTCGCTCCCGGCTCACGGAAGGTAAGCGGGCCGGAATAGTTCTCGATACCGGAGCAGAAGCCTACTTCCTTCATCATCTCAATATCATACCGCGTCCGCTGCTCCAGGCGCTGGGCTTCCAGCAGCTTGCCCGCATCACGAAGCACGGCCAGCCGTTCCTCAAGCTCCCGCTCAATGTTGATAATAGCTACACGCATTGTTTCTTCCTGGGTAACAAAGTGCGAAGCCGGGAAGATCGCGATATGATCGCGCTCGCCAATCAGCTCTCCTGTGAGAACATCAATCTCCGTAATGCGCTCTATCTCATCCCCGAACAGCTCCACACGAATCGCATGCTCCCCCTGTGAAGCCGGGAAGATCTCAACCACATCGCCGCGTACCCGGAACGTCCCGCGTACGAAGTTAATGTCATTACGCTGGTACTGGATCTCCACGAGCCTGCTCAGAATCTGATTGCGCGGCTTCTCCATCCCTACCCGCAGTGTCAGCAGCATACTTCCGTATTCCTGCGGCGAACCGAGACCGTAAATGCAGGACACACTCGCAACAATAATAACGTCACGCCGTTCGAACAGCGAACTGGTGGCGGAGTGCCGGAGCTTGTCAATTTCTTCATTTATGCTGGAATCTTTCTCTATGAAGGTATCGGAGGAAGGAATGTACGCCTCAGGCTGGTAGTAATCGTAGTAACTGACGAAGTAGTCAACGGAATTGTTCGGGAAAAATTCTTTGAACTCACTTGCCAGCTGCGCAGCAAGCGTCTTGTTGTGCGCAATAACTAGCGTCGGGCGGTTCAGTTTGGAAATCACTTGTGCGATGGTAAAGGTCTTGCCTGTACCTGTCGCTCCCAGCAGCGTCTGGTGCTTCTTGCCCTGCCGGATGCCGTCCAATAATTCTTCTATGGCATGAGGCTGATCGCCCTGGGGTGTATACTCGGACTCCAGTTCAAATGTCTTTGTACTGACGACAATATCACTCATTTGCCCGTCTCCCCTCTATCGTCTAAAATATGAATATATTATAATTGTGGCCCTAATGATTCCCCATCCATACCGTACTGAAAAATATGGAAGATAGGAATACACGTTCCCGTTTATTATACAGCGTTGACCAGATTGATGCAAACCATAATATATAGAAATTTAAGGAGCCTGAACTTATGGATATCACTTCAATTATCGGCCTGCTGGCAGGCATTGCCGCAATGATTGGCGGCTTTCTCTGGGAGGGAGGAAGCTTATCGGGCCTGCTGCAGCTGAATGCCGCGCTTATCGTATTTGGAGGTACGCTTGCCGCTGTACTCATCAGTTTCCCGGCCTCCAGATTACGCAGTGTCCCGGCGGCTCTGCGCCTGGCATTCGGCAGACATCCCGATACCACCCAGAAGAAGGCCGAAGAGCTGATCTCCATGGCTGCAATTACTCGGCGCGGGGGTGTGCTCGCACTGGAGAAGAGAGCGGAGGAGCACCCCGATACCTTTACCCGCGAAGGGCTGTTTCTTATTGTTGACGGCACCGATCCTGATCAGGTCCGGCAAATTCTTGAACTGGAGATGGACGCCAAGGAACTGAAGTATGAAGGCTATGCCAAAATTTTCGAAGCCGCCGGCGGCTATGCTCCCACTATGGGCATCATCGGCACCGTAATGGGGTTGATACGGGTACTCAGCAATCTGACGGACCCTTCTAATCTGGGGGCCTCGATCGCCGTAGCTTTTACAGCAACGCTCTATGGTGTAGCCAGTGCTAATCTTATATTTTTACCCATCGCTTCCAAAATCAAATCCCGCAGCCAAAGCGAACTGGGCAGCATGGAGATGCTGCTTGTCGGTATCCTGTCCCTGCAGAATGGGGATCATCCGCACCTGGTCCGCAAAAAACTGACCGCCTTTATTCCCGATGTCTCTCCGGGGCGCAGCAGCAAAAACAACCAGGGAGAGCCGCTATGAGACAAAGAAACCGCCGCCAGCGGCGTAATGGAGGTAAGGAGAGCAGGGACCGCTGGATGATTACCTATGCGGATCTGATTACGCTTCTGCTCATTTTTTTCATCATCCTATACGCCATGAGCAGTCTGGATACGCAAAAATATGCGATCGTTACCGGTTCATTATCTGATACCTTTAAGAGCGGCAGTTCTGTGCTTGAAGGCGGAAATGGAGTGCTGGATGGTAGTCAGGGGAACACCGGGGCAGCAGTCTCGAATGAACAAGAAGCAGGCGGAAGAACCGGTGGCGGTCTTTCTTCCGGGGGCAATGTGAAGGAGAATGGTTCGAACGGAACCGGGACAGGCACGGATACGTCCGGTCAAGAGGGGGAAACTGCAGAACACCAGCCTTCGGCGCGTGAGCTCGCTTTTCGTGAGCAGGAGGCCAAACTGGCCGCGCTTATGGGTGTAATCACCAAATACGTGGAAGATAATAACCTTGGCGAGCAGATCTTTGTAGCGGATAAACCGCAGGGCATTGCCATCACGCTTAGCGACCGGTTCCTGTTCGATGCTGGCAAAGCCGAGCTGAAATCACCTGCCCTACCGGCACTGCGCCAGCTCTCCGGCCTGTTCCGCGGAATCGGTGCCACGATCAGCATCGAAGGCCATACCGACAATGTTCCGGTAACCGCTGCTTCAGATTACACGGATAACTGGGAGCTATCCGGCGCCCGCGCACTCTCTGTACTGCGCTTCTTCCTGGATAACGAGGGGCTTAGCCCCGATACTTTTCAGTATGCCGGTTACGCGGATACCAGACCTGCCTACGATAACGCTACCGTTGAAGGGCGGCAGAAGAACCGCCGGGTTGAACTCATTGTCCTGCGGCAGCTTCAGGAGGAAGAATAACACGTATCTGCAAGCGAATCAGCTCAGAAATCTGCAGATGAGAAGGCACGGCAACCATTTGCTAGTATAAGGAGATTGAACGCTATGCAGACTACAAACGGAACGACACCGGATGCCACCCGTTTTCTCTATTTTCTGCGGCAGCTGGTTTCGCTGATCATGATTGTTTTTGCTCAGGGAATCATCACCTTCTTCATTGGTTTATTATCTGTATTTATGATGTTCTTCTCCTCCGATTACTTCTGGGGCGACCTAGCCCATGTGTATCCACCCGATAAACTGATGTATATAGGCATAGACTTCCTTATTGCCGGCGCAGCCTTTGCCCTGCCCTGGCTCGGGGTCTGGTGGATGCTCTACGGGCTGTCCGAGGATGGACGCATCCGCTGTTTCCCACTTCTTTTACTCTTTGCCTATCTGACATTTGTGATCCTCTTTCTGCAGATCAATCCGGTCTATAACCCGGAAGCCATGATCCCTTCCTCCGCCGGGGAATCCACCTTTCTGGTCTGTATGGGCATGTCTGCCGTGGTGCTTTTCCCGTTTTATTCGGCCGGTGTGTATTACTTCGTACTTAAACCCAATACCCGTCCCAGAAAAAGATACCGGTTCCTATTGCTGTGCCTTATCTTTGCCGTTGCCGGTCTGGCTCTGCTGCCCGCCCTTTGGCACTTGGCGCCAAGTATTTATCCGGGGCTGCTTAGCTTTCCGGAGTGATACAGAAACGAAAAAAGACAGACCTCTCACATTAGTGACATCTAATGTAATAAGAGAAGCCTGCCATGTTCATCTGTGCGTAAAAACTATTCCCCAACCAATTCCTTATAACCAGCCGCATCCAGCAGGCCCGATACTGCATCCGCGAACTCACCATCAAGCTCCAGCTCAAAAATCCAACCGCCGCCGTATGGCTGATCATTGATCAGCTCCGGGCTGGATTCGAGTGCGTCGTTGATCTTGGTTACCTTGCCGGATACCGGCGAGTACAGCTCCGACACCGTCTTGACAGACTCGATACTGCCTACGCTATCGCCCGCGGAAATGGCTGCGCCGACTTCAGGAAACTCAACAAACACGATGTCGCCCAATAAATGCTGCGCATGATCCGTAATTCCCACACGTACTACGCGTCCTTCACCCTGCTGTGCCCATTCATGCTCTTCGCTGTATAGCAGGTTGTTAAGCACTTCACTCATTTCAAAGCCGCCTCTTTTCCACATTTGGAGTTCTAAATTTAGTTATAGCCTAAGTTATCACCTTGCCTAATGTCAATATAACTGACAGGAAAATTAAATTTGTCATCTTTTTGACGTTTTTTGATTGACAGCGTGCTTGTAAACCCGGTTTAATGGAGTCAGTAGAAAAACATATGGTTTGCGAATGATGGCATAGGGAGAGACTGACCCTCAGGGGCAGCGCCGAAGGAGTAAGCCCGGGATGGGTGAATCTCTCAGGCAAAAGGACCTTTGCCGGACGCATCTCTGGAGAGCATCCACAGCCTGGACAACAGGAAACGGATCACCAACGGGGAAACCTGCGGGCAGGATAGCAGGGTAACTCTCAGGTACAAAGGACAGAGCGAAAGTCAATTTATGCGTTAGTGCATAATGGCTTTCGCCTGTCCTTTTTTATATTTTTAGCTGAAACAGATACTGCGCTTATAAGGCGGCATTACCGTTTCTGCTTACATGTAAACAGACTAAGGGGTGACACGATGGAGTCTTTGAGAAGAACGCCTTTTTATGATCTCTATGCCGCTTATGCGGAGTCCAGATGCATTGATTTCGGCGGCTGGGAGCTGCCGGTGCAGTTTACTGGCATCGTTAAGGAACATGAAGCAGTCCGCCAGCAGGCCGGACTGTTTGATGTATCGCATATGGGTGAATTCATGGTTGACGGCAGCGGCGCTGAAGCCTTCCTGCAGCAGATGACCACCAATGATGTCAGCCGCCTAGCAGACGGCGCAGCGCAGTATACCCTGATGCTCTATCCGAATGGCGGCGTAGTAGATGATCTGCTGGTGTACCGCCTGGGCCATGAGCGCTACATGCTGGTCGTCAATGCCTCCAATATCGACAAGGACTTCCAGTGGCTGGAGGAGCATCTCACCGCTGAATTCAGCGGTGTCAGCCTGAAGAATGTCTCTGATGAGACGCTGCTGCTCGCTCTGCAGGGTCCGCTGGCTGAGATGATTCTGGCCGAAGTTACCTCTGCCCCGCTTGCAGAGCTGAAGCCCTTCCACTTCATCGAACACGCCGAGGTCTGCGGCGTTTCTGTACTGCTCTCCCGCACCGGCTATACCGGTGAGGACGGCTTTGAGCTGTACGCCCCCGTCCACACAGCGGCTGCACTCTGGAATGGTCTGCTGGCCGCAGGCGCGCCGCATGGCCTGACCCCTGCCGGACTCGGCGCACGCGACACGCTCCGCTTCGAAGCCAAGCTGCCGCTGTACGGCCAGGAGCTCTCGGCGGATATTACGCCGCTCGAAGCGGGTGTCCAGTTCTTCGTGAAGCTGGACAAAGCCGGTTTCATCGGCCGCGATGCCTTGCTGAAGCAGAAGGAAGCCGGCCTCCCGCGCCGCCTTGTGGGGCTTGAAATGATCGACCGCGGGATTCCCCGCTCCCATTATCCCGTATATGCAGACGGTGTGAAGATCGGTGAAGTCACAACCGGTACCCAATCCCCGACGCTGAAGCGGAATCTTGGACTTGCCCTGCTGGATGCTGCCTATACTGAGATCGGCACAGAGGTGTATGTGGAGATTCGCGGCAAGCAGCTGAAGGCTGCCGTGATCAGAGCCCCGTTCTACAAAAAGATCCAAGGAGTGAAGCCGTAATGAAGCACCGCTATCTGCCTATGACGGAGCAAGACCGCGCAGAGATGATGGAAACTGTAGGGATTCAGTCCATCGATGAACTATTCGCTGATATCCCTCAATCTGTCCGCTACCAGGGAACGATGCCAATGTCCGGCCCGCTGGACGAATATGCGCTGCTGCGCCATATGAAGGGTCTGGCTGACAAGAATGCCGACTTTGATACCCATGCCAGCTTCCTTGGCGCCGGACTCTATGACCACCACATTCCTGTTGTCATTAACCATATTATTTCCCGTTCAGAATTCTATACCGCCTACACCCCCTATCAGCCGGAAATCAGCCAGGGCGAGCTTCAGGCAATCTTCGAATTCCAGTCCTATATCTGTGAGTTGACCGGCATGAAGGTCGCTAATGCAAGCATGTACGATGGTGCAACAGCCTTCTCCGAAGCAGCCGTGCTTGCCGCAGGCGCCACAAAACGCAAGAAGCTGATTGTCTCCCGTACAGTTCACCCGGAAGCCCGCCAGGTGCTGCGCACTTCCGCCAATGCCTGGGGCCTGCAAATCGTGGAGATCGATTATAAGGACGGAGTTACCGATCTTGCCAAGCTGGCTGAGGCCATTGATGCCGATACCGCCGCCGTTCTGGTCCAATCGCCCAACTTCTTCGGCGGCATCGAGGATCTGCGCCAGATTGAGCCACTGATCCATGCGGTCAAGGGCCTCCTCGTGGTCAGCGCGAATCCCATTGCACTCGGCGTGCTGGAAACCCCAGGCAAGCTGGGCGCCGACATCGTAGTCGGCGACGCACAGCCGCTGGGGATCGCCGCATCGCTCGGAGGACCAACCTGCGGATTCTTCGCGGTTGCTGAACCGCTGATGCGCCGCATGCCGGGCCGGATCGTCGGCCAGACCGTTGACCGTAACGGCAAACGCGGCTTCGTGCTAACGCTGCAAGCCCGCGAACAGCATATCCGCCGCGAGAAGGCGACGTCGAATATCTGCTCCAACCAGGCGCTGCTGGCGTTATGCGCTTCCGTCTACTTGTCCGTGATGGGCAAGGAGGGCATGCGTGAGGTTGGCGAGCTGAACATCCGCAAGAGTCATTATGCCGCAGGAAGGCTGGCTGAAATCACCGGTGCAGAACGCGTCTTCACAGCCCCGTTCTTCAATGAATTTGTCCTGAAGCTCCCGGAAGGGAGCAGCGTCAGTGAAGTGAACTCCAAGCTGCTGAAGGCAGGTTATCTGGGCGGCTATGATCTGGGCCGCGAGTATCCCGAGCTGACCGGACATATGCTGGTTGCCGTGACTGAGAAAAGAAGCAAGACCGAAATTGACGAATTCGCCACTGCACTGGAGGGCTGTATATGAAACCGGAACAAACCCTGATCTTTGAATTAAGCCGTCCTGGCCGCTCGGCTTACTCATTGCCGCTATGTGATGTGCCTCAGGAAGAGAGCATCAGCTCACTGATTCCTGAGGGCTTGCTCCGCAGCGAGCTCGTAGTGCTTCCGGAGGTATCCGAAGTGGATGTTATCCGCCACTATACCGCCCTGTCCCGGCGTAACTTCGGGGTCGATAACGGCTTCTATCCGCTAGGCTCCTGCACGATGAAATATAATCCGAAGATCAATGAAGATGTCGCCCGCTTCACCGGCCTCTCCAAGATCCATCCGTACCAGCCGGAAGAGAGCATCCAGGGTGCGCTTGAGCTGATGTATACACTGCAAAAGGATCTCGCCGGACTGACCGGCATGGATGCCGTCTCCCTGCAGTCTGCAGCTGGTGCCCATGGCGAATGGACCGGCCTGATGATGATCCGCGCCTACCATGAGAGCCGCGGCGAAGTCCGCACCAAGGTCATCGTGCCGGATTCCTCGCACGGTACCAACCCGGCCAGCGCCGCAGCCGCCGGACTCGACACCGTCACCATCCCTTCCAATGATAAGGGAATGGTCGACCTCGAAGCACTGAAGGCGGCGGTCGGCAGCGACACCGCCGCGCTGATGCTCACGAACCCGAGTACACTCGGACTGTTCGAGACGCAGATTGTAGAGATCGCCGCGATTGTCCATGAAGCCGGCGGACTGCTCTATTATGACGGAGCGAACTCCAACGCCATCATGGGCATCACCCGCCCGGGCGATATGGGCTTCGATGTGGTCCATCTCAACCTGCACAAGACAATGAGTACTCCGCACGGCGGCGGCGGCCCGGGAGCCGGACCGGTCGGCGTGAAGGCGAAGCTGATTCCTTTCCTGCCCCAGCCGTCGGTTGTGCAGAACGAAGACGGCAGCTTCTCGCTTGACTCCGGCGGGCCGCAATCTATTGGCCGCGTCAAAGCCTTTTATGGCAACTTCGGGATTCTCGTCCGCGCTTACGCCTATATCCGTACCTACGGCCCGGACGGACTGCGCGAGGTATCCGAGAACGCTGTGCTGAATGCCAATTACATGATGCACCGGCTGGCACCTTATTTCGAAATTCCATTCCCGGGTGTCTGCAAGCATGAATTCGTCATGTCCGGCAGAAACCTCAAGCAGTACGGCGTACGTACCCTGGATGTTGCCAAACGGCTGCTCGACTTCGGCTACCATCCGCCGACTGTGTACTTCCCGCTGACCGTAGAGGAATGTATGATGATCGAGCCGACTGAAACCGAAAGCAAGGAAACGCTTGACGGCTTCATTGAGACGATGATTCAGATCGTTAAGGAAGCGCAGGAGACACCGGA
This window contains:
- the gcvT gene encoding glycine cleavage system aminomethyltransferase GcvT — protein: MESLRRTPFYDLYAAYAESRCIDFGGWELPVQFTGIVKEHEAVRQQAGLFDVSHMGEFMVDGSGAEAFLQQMTTNDVSRLADGAAQYTLMLYPNGGVVDDLLVYRLGHERYMLVVNASNIDKDFQWLEEHLTAEFSGVSLKNVSDETLLLALQGPLAEMILAEVTSAPLAELKPFHFIEHAEVCGVSVLLSRTGYTGEDGFELYAPVHTAAALWNGLLAAGAPHGLTPAGLGARDTLRFEAKLPLYGQELSADITPLEAGVQFFVKLDKAGFIGRDALLKQKEAGLPRRLVGLEMIDRGIPRSHYPVYADGVKIGEVTTGTQSPTLKRNLGLALLDAAYTEIGTEVYVEIRGKQLKAAVIRAPFYKKIQGVKP
- the gcvPA gene encoding aminomethyl-transferring glycine dehydrogenase subunit GcvPA — its product is MKHRYLPMTEQDRAEMMETVGIQSIDELFADIPQSVRYQGTMPMSGPLDEYALLRHMKGLADKNADFDTHASFLGAGLYDHHIPVVINHIISRSEFYTAYTPYQPEISQGELQAIFEFQSYICELTGMKVANASMYDGATAFSEAAVLAAGATKRKKLIVSRTVHPEARQVLRTSANAWGLQIVEIDYKDGVTDLAKLAEAIDADTAAVLVQSPNFFGGIEDLRQIEPLIHAVKGLLVVSANPIALGVLETPGKLGADIVVGDAQPLGIAASLGGPTCGFFAVAEPLMRRMPGRIVGQTVDRNGKRGFVLTLQAREQHIRREKATSNICSNQALLALCASVYLSVMGKEGMREVGELNIRKSHYAAGRLAEITGAERVFTAPFFNEFVLKLPEGSSVSEVNSKLLKAGYLGGYDLGREYPELTGHMLVAVTEKRSKTEIDEFATALEGCI
- the gcvPB gene encoding aminomethyl-transferring glycine dehydrogenase subunit GcvPB, with product MKPEQTLIFELSRPGRSAYSLPLCDVPQEESISSLIPEGLLRSELVVLPEVSEVDVIRHYTALSRRNFGVDNGFYPLGSCTMKYNPKINEDVARFTGLSKIHPYQPEESIQGALELMYTLQKDLAGLTGMDAVSLQSAAGAHGEWTGLMMIRAYHESRGEVRTKVIVPDSSHGTNPASAAAAGLDTVTIPSNDKGMVDLEALKAAVGSDTAALMLTNPSTLGLFETQIVEIAAIVHEAGGLLYYDGANSNAIMGITRPGDMGFDVVHLNLHKTMSTPHGGGGPGAGPVGVKAKLIPFLPQPSVVQNEDGSFSLDSGGPQSIGRVKAFYGNFGILVRAYAYIRTYGPDGLREVSENAVLNANYMMHRLAPYFEIPFPGVCKHEFVMSGRNLKQYGVRTLDVAKRLLDFGYHPPTVYFPLTVEECMMIEPTETESKETLDGFIETMIQIVKEAQETPEIVINAPHTTEISRLDETQAARKPVLNCSCG